A portion of the Suricata suricatta isolate VVHF042 chromosome 11, meerkat_22Aug2017_6uvM2_HiC, whole genome shotgun sequence genome contains these proteins:
- the MMP10 gene encoding stromelysin-2, whose amino-acid sequence MKHLAILVLFCLTICSAHPLTGAERKEDSSIDLVQQYLENYYNLTKDVKQFAKRRDSSHVVKKIREMQKFLGLEVTGKPDPDTLAMIRKPRCGVPDVGQFTTFAGMPKWRKTHLTYRIVNYTPDLPGEAVDLTIEKALEVWAKVTPLTFSKVYEGDADIMISFVVGAHGDFFPFNGPGNVLAHAYPPGPGLCGDVHFNDDQLWREDNSGTNLFLVAAHELGHSLGLYHSADPRALMYSIYNAPTDLTRFRLSQDDLNGIQSLYGPPPSSPDGPAVPTESVPPGPETPAMCDPTLSFDAISSLRGEILFFKDRYFWRRSHLNLEPEFHLISTFWPSIPSGLDAAYEVSNNNTVFVFKGNHFWAIRGTEVQAGYPKDIHTLGFPPAMGRIDAAVSDKEKKKTYFFVEDSYWQFDENSQSMEQGFPRLIVDDFPGVEPKVDAVLQEFGFFYFFSGPLQFEFDPNARMVTRILKSNNWLYC is encoded by the exons ATGAAGCATCTTGCCATCCTTGTGTTGTTTTGTCTGACAATCTGCTCAGCTCATCCACTGactggagcagagaggaaggaggactCAAGCATTGATCTTGTCCAG CAATACCTAGAGAACTACTACAACCTTACAAAGGATGTGAAACAGTTTGCTAAAAGAAGGGACAGCAGTCATGTTGTTAAAAAAATTCGAGAAATGCAGAAATTCCTCGGGTTGGAGGTGACGGGGAAGCCAGACCCTGACACTCTGGCGATGATACGCAAGCCCAGGTGTGGTGTTCCTGACGTTGGCCAGTTCACCACCTTCGCTGGCATGCCCAAGTGGAGGAAAACTCACCTTACCTACAG GATTGTGAATTATACACCGGATTTGCCAGGAGAGGCTGTTGATTTGACCATAGAGAAGGCTCTGGAAGTCTGGGCCAAGGTGACGCCACTTACTTTCTCCAAGGTTTATGAAGGAGATGCTGACATAATGATCTCTTTTGTCGTTGGAG CACATGGagactttttcccttttaatggACCAGGAAACGTTTTGGCTCATGCCTATCCACCTGGCCCCGGTTTGTGTGGAGATGTTCACTTTAATGACGACCAGCTGTGGCGGGAGGATAACTCAG GAACCAACTTATTCCTTGTGGCTGCTCATGAACTTGGCCATTCCCTGGGTCTCTATCACTCGGCTGACCCCAGAGCTTTGATGTATTCCATCTACAATGCACCCACAGACCTGACCCGCTTCCGCCTTTCCCAAGATGATCTGAACGGCATCCAGTCCCTGTATG GTCCTCCCCCTTCATCCCCTGATGGCCCTGCGGTGCCCACAGAATCTGTGCCTCCAGGACCTGAAACACCAGCCATGTGTGACCCTACTTTGTCCTTTGATGCCATCAGTTCTCTGAGAGGAGAAATCCTGTTCTTTAAAGACAG atatttttggCGTAGATCTCACTTGAATCTCGAACCTGAATTTCACTTGATTTCTACATTTTGGCCCTCTATCCCATCAGGCTTGGATGCCGCCTATGAAGTTAGTAACAACAATACTGTCTTTGTGTTCAAAG gaAATCACTTCTGGGCTATCAGAGGAACTGAGGTACAAGCAGGCTATCCAAAAGACATCCACACCCTGGGTTTTCCTCCAGCCATGGGGAGAATAGATGCTGCTGTTTCtgataaggaaaagaagaaaacatacttCTTTGTAGAGGACAGTTACTGGCA ATTTGATGAAAATAGCCAGTCCATGGAGCAAGGCTTCCCCAGACTAATAGTTGATGACTTTCCAGGAGTTGAGCCAAAGGTTGATGCTGTATTGCAGGAATTTG gatttttctatttcttcagcgGACCATTACAGTTTGAATTTGACCCAAATGCCAGGATGGTGACACGTATATTGAAGAGTAACAACTGGTTATATTGTTAA